The Ornithodoros turicata isolate Travis chromosome 7, ASM3712646v1, whole genome shotgun sequence genome includes a region encoding these proteins:
- the LOC135401015 gene encoding uncharacterized protein LOC135401015, with translation MAQTLLPVEDQLNDEDALSMDVPGLTQHMLHGPKKSQVGMDRNSGEDAVTLDNGSSFKSYRPPEQTDEAMKASGEHAVDLKERPATPKPLCVRGDALLQDINHHPTDHFVLSERTETAAELGDLNHDSVSTKKASHSELSAACNKEVLAECLSVGISQFEAVYPQPVETTANLQFSTVKVFDDVERDNHKADVADLGPQGVFRIDLLPVHGIQSGAAAARHDGSGTNEISGNSKNSYSEQAVPDVCEGDPGSSETAKLINAVDKSSSTTSLSASLGASTFGDCIKQEFRCVCNGATQTYHVSNVDESTQTVPVETRTGFPKVLALFLGICASLFYMLALYRTDLYESEFMDNLDFL, from the exons ATGGCACAAACGCTGCTCCCCGTCGAAGACCAGCTCAATGATGAAGATGCCCTCAGTATGGATGTTCCGGGCCTTACGCAGCACATGCTGCACGGACCAAAGAAGTCGCAG GTCGGTATGGATAGGAACTCAGGAGAGGATGCCGTGACTCTGGACAACGGATCCTCCTTCAAATCGTACAGGCCGCCTGAGCAGACGGACGAGGCTATGAAAGCATCAGGAGAGCACGCTGTCGACCTCAAAGAACGTCCCGCCACACCCAAGCCTCTGTGTGTTCGGGGCGACGCTCTGTTGCAAGACATCAACCACCATCCTACAGACCACTTCGTTCTCTCAGAAAGGACGGAAACAGCTGCAGAGCTCGGAGACCTCAATCACGACTCGGTGTCTACCAAGAAAGCGTCACATAGTGAACTATCTGCTGCCTGTAACAAAGAGGTTCTCGCAGAATGTCTTTCAGTAGGTATTTCACAGTTCGAGGCAGTATATCCGCAACCAGTCGAAACCACGGCGAACCTTCAGTTTTCAACAGTGAAAGTCTTCGATGATGTAGAACGGGATAATCATAAGGCAGACGTGGCGGACCTTGGACCGCAAGGCGTGTTCCGTATAGACTTATTGCCTGTCCACGGGATCCAGAGTGGCGCTGCAGCCGCAAGACATGACGGGAGTGGTACGAATGAAATCAGCGGGAACAGCAAGAATTCTTATTCCGAACAGGCCGTTCCAGATGTTTGTGAAGGTGACCCGGGCTCCAGTGAGACCGCGAAGCTTATTAACGCGGTTGACAAGTCGTCCTCAACTACTTCATTGTCTGCTTCATTGGGGGCTTCAACGTTTGGCGACTGCATAAAGCAGGAATTCCGTTGCGTCTGCAATGGCGCGACGCAAACGTACCATGTGTCCAATGTGGACGAATCCACGCAGACCGTGCCTGTCGAGACACGAACTGGTTTCCCCAAAGTGCTCGCGCTGTTTCTGGGCATCTGTGCCAGTTTATTCTACATGCTAGCACTCTACCGAACAGATTTGTACGAGAGCGAGTTCATGGATAATCTGGACTTCTTATGA